In the Octadecabacter sp. SW4 genome, one interval contains:
- a CDS encoding ABC transporter permease, translating into MDLLFNIQVWDSTIRLATPLLLACLAGLFSERSGIFDIGLEGKMLAAAFLSAAVAYTSGNAWIGLLAGIGASMALAALHGMASITFRGNQLISGVAINFLAAGLTVVVAQSWFSQGGRTPQLAGGARFEPIELPFAAALADVPMVGPVYADLISGQTILVYIALLCVPATWWLLYRTRFGLRLRAVGENPAAVDTAGVSVVGLRYAAVMICGVLCGIAGAYLATALQAGFTKDMTAGRGYIALAALIFAKWRPWYALSATILFGYLQAIALRPDLIEKTFGFDIQGQLLDALPFIMTVVILAGFVGKAIPPRAGGEPYVKER; encoded by the coding sequence GTGGATCTTTTGTTCAATATCCAGGTCTGGGATTCGACCATCCGCCTTGCCACGCCGCTGCTGCTGGCCTGCCTTGCGGGCTTGTTTTCCGAACGGTCCGGCATTTTTGACATCGGCCTTGAGGGCAAGATGCTGGCGGCCGCTTTTTTGTCTGCCGCCGTGGCCTATACCAGTGGCAACGCCTGGATCGGTCTGCTTGCGGGAATCGGCGCATCTATGGCACTGGCTGCACTGCATGGCATGGCCTCGATCACCTTTCGCGGCAACCAGCTTATTTCCGGTGTTGCCATCAACTTTCTGGCGGCTGGCCTGACAGTGGTCGTCGCGCAAAGCTGGTTTTCCCAAGGGGGGCGCACCCCCCAGCTTGCCGGTGGCGCGCGGTTTGAACCGATCGAATTGCCCTTTGCCGCAGCCCTGGCAGACGTGCCAATGGTTGGCCCTGTCTACGCCGACCTGATTTCAGGCCAGACGATCCTTGTTTATATTGCCCTGCTTTGCGTCCCTGCCACGTGGTGGTTGCTTTATCGCACCCGTTTCGGGCTGCGTCTGCGCGCCGTGGGCGAAAACCCCGCCGCGGTCGATACTGCAGGCGTTTCAGTTGTCGGGCTGCGATATGCCGCCGTGATGATTTGTGGTGTCCTGTGCGGTATTGCCGGTGCATACCTTGCCACGGCCTTGCAGGCCGGTTTCACCAAGGACATGACCGCAGGACGCGGTTATATCGCGCTGGCCGCGCTGATCTTTGCCAAATGGCGGCCCTGGTATGCACTGTCTGCGACAATCCTGTTTGGCTATTTGCAGGCAATTGCCCTGCGCCCCGATCTGATCGAGAAAACCTTTGGTTTCGATATCCAGGGTCAACTGCTTGACGCCCTGCCCTTTATCATGACCGTCGTGATCTTGGCCGGTTTCGTCGGCAAGGCCATTCCACCGCGCGCAGGCGGCGAACCATATGTCAAAGAGCGCTGA
- a CDS encoding purine-nucleoside phosphorylase — translation MSKSADLAALIRARAGDAPVQVGLILGSGLGHLTGAVDGVAIPYGDLDGFPHAGVSGHNPNLVIGNLEGVRVAVFGGRAHYYESGRGDAMRLPLEVLHDLGADTLIATNAAGSMRPDMVTGSIMCLSDHINFSGLNPLIGEPTDARFVPMKDAYDPGLRAALRAAATAENTDMADGIYAWYSGPSFETPAEIRAIAMLGADAVGMSTVPEVILGRFLGLRCAAISTITNMAAGMSDENISHDHTKAMAPIGAAKLEKVLRRYLRDRE, via the coding sequence ATGTCAAAGAGCGCTGACCTTGCCGCCCTGATCCGCGCCCGCGCGGGTGATGCACCGGTGCAGGTCGGGCTGATCCTTGGGTCCGGCCTTGGGCATCTGACCGGTGCGGTGGACGGCGTGGCAATCCCATATGGTGACCTTGACGGGTTTCCCCACGCAGGTGTCAGCGGGCACAACCCCAACCTTGTGATCGGCAATCTTGAGGGCGTGCGCGTGGCCGTCTTTGGCGGGCGGGCGCATTACTACGAAAGCGGGCGCGGCGATGCAATGCGCCTGCCGTTGGAGGTGCTGCACGACTTGGGCGCGGACACGCTGATTGCCACCAATGCCGCCGGATCCATGCGCCCTGATATGGTGACCGGTTCAATCATGTGCCTGTCTGATCACATCAACTTTTCCGGGTTGAATCCGTTGATCGGAGAACCGACCGATGCACGCTTTGTGCCAATGAAAGACGCCTATGATCCGGGCCTCCGCGCCGCCCTTCGCGCCGCCGCCACTGCTGAAAACACCGACATGGCCGACGGGATTTATGCGTGGTATTCCGGCCCGTCCTTTGAAACCCCTGCCGAAATTCGCGCAATCGCGATGTTGGGGGCAGACGCGGTGGGCATGTCCACCGTCCCCGAAGTGATCCTTGGGCGGTTCCTTGGCCTGCGCTGTGCCGCAATTTCCACCATCACCAATATGGCGGCGGGCATGAGTGACGAAAACATCAGCCACGACCACACCAAGGCGATGGCCCCGATCGGTGCCGCCAAGCTGGAAAAGGTGCTGCGCCGCTATTTGCGCGACCGCGAATAA
- a CDS encoding sulfite exporter TauE/SafE family protein gives MQIYLPIAEVSVNAFLLLGLGGMVGILSGMFGVGGGFLMTPLLFFIGIPPAVAVATEANQIVASSFSGVLAHLKRKTVDLRMGTVLLIGGLVGAALGVVVFNYLRSLGQVDLLVKLSYVLFLGIVGGLMFLESLRAIRRSKKTGAAPVRRKHTWVHSLPFKMKFRVSGLYISVIPPLIVGVLVGILAAIMGVGGGFIMVPAMIYLLGMPTKVVVGTSLFQIIFVTAFTTLLHATTNFTVDMALAVLLLIGGVIGAQIGTRIGTRMKAEQLRILLAIMVLAVCGKLAFDLLVMPSELYSIGESEHS, from the coding sequence ATGCAAATTTACCTTCCCATTGCCGAAGTATCGGTCAACGCCTTCCTCCTGTTGGGGTTGGGCGGTATGGTCGGGATTTTGTCGGGCATGTTTGGCGTGGGCGGCGGCTTTCTGATGACGCCGCTGTTGTTCTTTATCGGCATCCCCCCGGCCGTGGCCGTTGCAACCGAAGCAAACCAGATCGTTGCATCGTCCTTTTCCGGTGTGCTGGCACATCTCAAACGCAAAACCGTTGATCTGCGAATGGGCACGGTGTTGCTGATAGGCGGGCTTGTCGGCGCGGCCCTTGGGGTTGTCGTGTTCAATTACCTCAGGTCGCTTGGCCAAGTCGATTTGCTGGTAAAATTAAGCTATGTGCTGTTTCTTGGCATCGTTGGCGGGCTGATGTTTCTGGAAAGCCTGCGCGCGATCCGGCGCAGCAAAAAGACGGGCGCGGCCCCGGTCCGGCGCAAGCACACATGGGTGCATTCGCTGCCGTTCAAGATGAAGTTCCGCGTGTCGGGGCTTTATATCTCGGTGATTCCGCCACTGATCGTCGGGGTTTTGGTGGGTATCCTTGCAGCGATCATGGGTGTCGGTGGCGGCTTTATCATGGTTCCCGCAATGATCTATTTGCTGGGCATGCCCACCAAGGTTGTTGTCGGCACCTCGCTGTTCCAGATCATTTTCGTCACCGCCTTCACCACCCTGCTGCACGCAACGACCAACTTTACCGTCGATATGGCACTGGCGGTACTGTTGCTGATCGGCGGCGTGATTGGCGCGCAGATCGGCACGCGCATCGGCACACGCATGAAAGCCGAACAGCTGCGTATCCTGCTGGCGATCATGGTGCTGGCGGTCTGCGGCAAGCTGGCGTTTGATCTGCTGGTCATGCCATCGGAGCTTTATTCCATTGGCGAAAGCGAGCATTCATGA